Proteins co-encoded in one Nicotiana sylvestris chromosome 7, ASM39365v2, whole genome shotgun sequence genomic window:
- the LOC138874017 gene encoding uncharacterized protein: MVRDMRARVRRFVLGLSDDLFSDTNIAAQNNYMTITKMVTFVQGNEDRATGSQSQASVGYRDGEYPTCNTCGKKHPGVCRLGTNGCFGCSHQGHFFRDCPSIKQNNGGNVAQSTNSAAPHNSQAHQGRGAAKSSNAGGGQNRLYALAGR, from the exons ATGGTACGTGATATGAGGGCTAGAGTTAGGCGGTTTGTATTGGGGCTTTCAGATGACTTGTTTTCTGATACTAATATAGCTGCTCAGAACAATTACATGACCATTACTAAGATGGTTACCTTTGTTCAAGGGAACGAAGACAG AGCAACAGGCTCACAGTCACAGGCTAGTGTGGGCTACAGAGACGGTGAGTACCCTACTTGCAACACGTGTGGTAAGAAGCATCCAGGGGTGTGTCGTTTGGGCACAAATGGTTGCTTTGGGTGCAGTCATCAAGGCCACTTCTTTAGGGATTGTCCATCAATAAAGCAGAACAATGGAGGCAATGTAGCTCAGTCCACTAATTCAGCAGCCCCTCATAACTCTCAGGCCCATCAAGGGCGTGGTGCAGCAAAGTCTAGTAATGCAGGCGGTGGTCAAAACCGTTTGTATGCACTGGCAGGCCGTTAG
- the LOC104219035 gene encoding uncharacterized protein, producing the protein MAEVEKIDKWVKDYLMNVGYERWSIAHSIVNRTLIMTSNIVKSINAALKVARELPVLPLLEYIRQLIGRWNVTNKKNKIESFTDLGKRYDTMLMDNLELSHRMKCPHVQKQRFSIYCSIYVYPTVEILVTPLASYLYSVLDKGKQRMVFLKDRTCSCRRFHLGELSCAHARAILKYKYIDHTEYCSVYYPRKYLLKTYEILIYLVPDKSTWKIPAEVLDEKVLPPYVTKRIGRPRKGMCKPISEREQKMSISCG; encoded by the exons ATGGCAGAGGTAGAGAAAATTGATAAGTGGGTCAAAGATTACTTAATGAACGTTGGGTATGAAAGATGGTCCATAGCACATTCCATTGTCAACAGAACATTGATAATGACTTCAAACATTGTGAAGTCGATTAATGCAGCGCTCAAGGTTGCTAGGGAACTCCCAGTATTGCCTTTGCTGGAGTACATAAGGCAATTGATCGGACGATGGAATGTTAcaaacaaaaagaataaaatagagTCATTTACTGATCTTGGGAAAAGATATGATACAATGCTGATGGACAATCTCGAATTGTCACATCGGATGAAG TGTCCACATGTACAAAAGCAAAGGTTTTCAATTTACTGTAGCATCTATGTCTATCCCACTGTTGAAATATTG GTGACCCCTTTGGCGAGTTACTTATATTCAGTACTAGATAAGGGTAAGCAGAGAATGGTGTTCCTAAAAGATCGTACTTGCAGCTGTAGAAGGTTTCACTTGGGTGAGTTGTCATGTGCACATGCTCGGGCAATATTAAAATACAAATACATTGATCATACTGAGTATTGCTCGGTGTACTACCCCAGGAAGTACCTATTGAAGACCTATGAAATTCTAATTTATCTGGTTCCTGATAAAAGCACATGGAAAATTCCCGCAGAAGTTCTAGATGAAAAGGTCTTGCCACCATACGTGACTAAAAGAATAGGAAGGCCAAGGAAGGGGATGTGCAAGCCAATATCTGAAAGGGAACAAAAAATGTCGATTTCATGTGGATAG